A stretch of the Bacillus anthracis str. Vollum genome encodes the following:
- a CDS encoding serine hydrolase, translated as METVIQKMKEIQSDHVGIAIYSTKNNRIVASYNSELNIPLASAAKVTIGFVVAQMVKENKCNWDDILHHVKLNPHEDSAQLYPHLQGRRTLTLSKAVEVMIACHDSYVAQSVVMYCGGWDVVKTYAQTYFSKIHIQEDARDEKNVGELNEVLSLLVHIFQGYKSEAELWEPIISGMVRQQGEYEGIHSYHLAHMTGGLSSAAINIGIIGIFNEFPFLYVMGGKDLPNRLENKEVDEAFAVALKYIYKEYSQSMLGVSN; from the coding sequence ATGGAAACTGTCATTCAAAAAATGAAAGAGATACAATCTGATCATGTTGGAATAGCTATTTATTCTACAAAAAATAATCGCATAGTTGCTTCATATAATAGTGAATTAAATATTCCGTTAGCATCGGCAGCAAAAGTAACAATAGGATTTGTAGTAGCGCAGATGGTGAAGGAAAATAAATGTAATTGGGATGATATACTTCATCATGTTAAATTGAATCCACATGAAGATAGTGCGCAGTTATATCCACATTTACAAGGAAGAAGGACTTTAACACTTAGTAAAGCAGTAGAAGTAATGATAGCATGTCATGATAGTTACGTTGCGCAGTCAGTTGTAATGTACTGTGGTGGGTGGGATGTTGTGAAAACGTATGCCCAAACGTACTTTTCAAAAATTCATATACAAGAGGACGCTAGAGATGAGAAAAATGTTGGAGAATTAAATGAAGTTCTTTCCCTTTTAGTACATATTTTTCAGGGGTATAAATCAGAAGCAGAATTATGGGAACCAATTATTAGCGGTATGGTAAGGCAGCAAGGTGAATATGAAGGAATACATTCATATCACTTAGCTCATATGACAGGTGGACTATCTTCAGCTGCAATAAATATTGGTATAATAGGAATATTTAACGAATTTCCGTTTCTTTATGTTATGGGGGGAAAAGATTTACCTAATCGACTTGAAAATAAAGAGGTAGATGAAGCTTTTGCGGTAGCTTTGAAGTACATATACAAAGAATATAGTCAAAGTATGCTAGGAGTGAGTAATTGA
- a CDS encoding GNAT family N-acetyltransferase, with translation MIREATEKDVIYILDIYNDAILNTTAVYTYKPVTLENRIDWYEQKKDDGYPIFVYELDNKVVGFATFGPFRAWPAYKYSIEHSVYVDKEYRKCGIGTSLMRALITIAKEREYMTLIAGIDAENEKSIALHENYGFVHAGTIKKAGYKFNKWLDLAFYQLELCGPKNPLEE, from the coding sequence ATGATAAGGGAAGCAACGGAAAAAGATGTAATATACATTTTAGATATTTATAATGATGCGATACTGAATACAACTGCTGTATATACGTATAAACCCGTAACCCTTGAAAATAGAATAGATTGGTATGAACAAAAAAAGGATGATGGTTATCCGATTTTTGTATACGAACTAGATAATAAAGTAGTAGGATTTGCGACATTCGGTCCGTTTAGAGCTTGGCCTGCCTACAAATATTCAATTGAGCATTCTGTGTATGTTGATAAGGAATATAGAAAATGTGGGATTGGAACTTCTTTGATGAGAGCATTGATCACAATTGCAAAAGAAAGAGAATATATGACTTTAATTGCTGGAATTGATGCAGAAAATGAGAAAAGTATTGCCTTACATGAAAACTATGGATTTGTTCATGCAGGGACAATAAAAAAAGCTGGTTATAAGTTTAATAAGTGGCTAGATTTAGCTTTTTATCAATTGGAGCTTTGTGGTCCTAAAAATCCTTTAGAAGAATAG